ATTCTCTGACCGACCTGCGTCGGGTCCTCACCGGGCGCCCGCCGACTGAGCAAGCGCGACGAGGGCGAGCCAGAAAGCATCGTAGGAAGCTCTGACGTCCGCCGCGGGCGCGCCTGCTGCGAGCGCGGCGGCGGCGCCGTCCAAGAACGTGCACACGGTTGCGGCAAGATCCTCGGCCGGGATCCCCGGCCGGGCTCCGAGCCCGGCCAGCCACCGCGGCAGCGCCGCGCCGATCCGGACCCGCTCGCGGCCGCGCTCCGAGAGCAGGGCGGCCCGGGCCTCGTGATCCTGACGCCCGAGCAGGACGAGGTCGGACCCCGTCCGCTCCGCGTTGCCGCCGAGGCTCGACCACAGGGCGTCGAGGCCGGCCAGACCCGGCGCTCCGGCCAGCGCGGCTGCCCGGCCCTCGGCGCGCCGTCGTGCCAGAGCGGCGGCGGCGGCCGCCAGCAGTCTGCGCTTGGTGGCGAAGTGGTAGTGGACGAGCGCCGTCGAGACCCGGGCAGTCCTGGCGACGGCGCCGACTGTCACCCGGCCAAGTCCGGAGGACACCAGGCAGGCGCAGGCGGCGTCGACAATGGTATCGCGCGTGGCCATGGACTCCCCGTAGTGACTGACTGATCAGTCAGTATAGCGTTGGCCTCGGCGAGGTCAAGTCAGGAGCCGGCTGTCGATGGTGCATCTGGCCATGATCGCGGTGCAGTTCTTTTTCGCCTCCATGACCATCGTGGCCAAGTTCGTGCTGCCCAGCATCTCGCCGGCCGGCATCGTGTTCTTCCGGGTCACCGGGGCAGCGCTCGCCTTCGGCCTGTTCCAGCGGGCGTGCGTTCGCGAACAGGTGAGCGACCGGAGAGACCTCGCGACGTTCGCGGGACTGGCGGTCCTCGGTGTCGTCATGAACCAGCTGCTGTTCCTGGAGGGCGTGAAGCGCACGACCGCCATCAACACGAACATCCTGGTCACGACCATGCCGGCCTTCACGCTGGCGATCGCCTTGGCGCTGGGACGGGAGCGCGCGACGTGGCCGAAGATCGGCGGGATCGTCCTCGCGGCGATCGGCGCCGTGTACCTGATCGGACCCGACCGGATCCGGCTCGATCCCACGACGACGCTCGGCAACGCGCTGGTGGCCTGCAACACGGCGTCCTACGGTGCCTACCTGGTCCTCTCCAAGAAGATGCTCGAGCGCTACCACCCGGTCACGGTCGTGACGCACGTATTCCTGTTCGGGGCCGTGATCGTCACGCCGATCGGCCTGGTGGCGCTGCGGGACGTGGATCTGACCGCGGTGCCGCCACGCGCGCTGCTCGGGCTCGCCTACATCGTGATCTGTGCGTCGCTGCTGGCCTACTATCTCTCCATCTGGGCGCTGCAGCGCACCACATCGAGCCTGGTGGCGATGTACGTGTACCTGCAGCCGGTGATGACGATCATCGGCGCGCCACTGATCCTCGGCGAGCACCTGACGATTCGCTCCGCTATCGCCGCCGTGGTCATCTTCGCGGGACTGGCCCTGGCAGCGTGGAGCGAGCCGCGCTCCGGTCGCTCCCTCGGCACGGCGTTTCGTCCACCGGCCGAGGGCGTGTAGCGCTCGAGCGGGCGGAACGGGAAACCGCGCGCGTGGCGCCGGCGTAGTGGAGGCGCTCCCGCGCGGAACGGATGCCCATGCCGATCCCGGTCGCGTTGCTGTTGACGGTGCAGCTGCAGAGCCCATTCGCCGATTCGGCGACCGCCGCCCTGATCGCGCGGGCGCGGCTGCGGCACCGCGAGCAGGACAGCGCCGTACACGACTACAGCGCCACGCTGCTCACGCGCCTCGACGCCAGTTTCGGGCGCGGCGGGTTCGCGCGTCTCGTGCCGCTCGCCGTCCAGGAGCAGCAGGCGGAGCTGCACTGGCAGGCGCCCAACGATCTGCGGATCGTGGCGCTCGGCGAGCGGTCGCGGACCGTGTTCCGGAACGCGACGATGGATGCGGGCTGGACCCGTCCCTGGTTCGTGCCGCGTTTCCTGGGCGACAGCATCCGGCTCGTGTCGGACCGCGGGTTTCCGGAGCGCGCGGCCGTCCACCCGCTCGCGCCCGGCGCGGAAGCGTACTACGCCTACGCGATCGTCGACTCGCTGCAGCTGTTCCTGCCCGGTCGCACGGTGAAGGCCATCGGCGTCCGGGTCACGCCCCTTCGCGCGGACGCGGCCTTGATCGCCGGCGAGTTGTGGCTCGACGCCGAGACCGCTGAAACCGTGCGCCTCTCGTTCGTCTTCGTCGGCAAGCGCCTGTGGGTGGACTCGATCGGCGCGACCGGCCGGGACACCAGCCGCGCGGACCGCGAGGGCGCCCTGGTGGAGCGCATCCTGCGAGTCTCGGCGGATCTCGAGTACGGGCTGTACCAGGAGCGCTACTGGCTGCCGTACCGCCAGGCGGTGACGCTCGACGTGCGTCTGCCGTGGTTCAAGAACCTCATCGTGCCGGTGCACTTCATCACGACCTTCGGGGCCGTGCGGGTCAACGAGAACCGGCCGCTTTCCTTCACCGAGCTGCCCGCGGACACGGCCCCGTCCAGGCACCGCAAGGGTCGGGAGGACGAAACGCGGCGCTGCGGAGACCAGCTGGCCGGGGGCGCGGGCGCCGACACGCTGTCGGGATCGGCCGGCGGGTGCGTGACCCAGGGTAGCTGGGCGGGTGGCCGGTTCGAGATCGACGTGCCGCCGGACACGGTGCTGCACGCGTACCGCGGCTGGAGGGATTCACTGCAGTTCGACCTCGCGCCGGGGGACGCGACGCGGCTGGAGGATCTGCGGCGCGACGTGCTCGCCACGATGGAGCGGCTGCCGGACAGCCTCACGGGCCGCCCCCGGCTCTCCGTCGCGTTCGACCGCTTCACCGACCTGTGGCGCTACAACCGGGCCGAGGGGGCCTCGCTGGGTGCGGGGTACGAATGGCGCCCAGGCGCGCCGTTCGTCTCTGTCCTCGTGCGGGCGCGGTACGCGTTCACCGACCAGCGCCTCCAGGGCGCGCTGACCCTGCGGCGCGATGCGGTGGCGTCACGGCTGGAGCTGCAGGCCTTTCGCGAGATGCGGGACGCCGACCCGCTCGCCCCCGGGCTCACGTTCTCCAATTCCGTCAGCGCGCTCGTGCTGGCGCGCGACGACGGCGACTACGTGTTCGCCCAGGGTGGCGCGCTGCGCTACCAGCGCCCGCTCGGCGTCGCCGCGGACCTGACGCTGGAGGGGAGCTACTCCGACGAGTCCGCTCCGCGGCGGCTGGCGCACAGCGGGCTCAACGAGCTGCTGGGCGGCCGTGGAGCCTTCCAGGCGAACGGCCCGGTCGCGGACGGGCGATACTGGGTTGCGCTCGCCCAGCTCGCCGGCGGCTCGCGGCCGCTGGGCTGGCGGGCGGGTGCGGAGGGCACGGCAGGCGCGCGGCGCCACGTTCGTGCGTGGGTCGCGGCGACGGCGCGATCCGGCGTGGTACGATGGCTCGACGTCACGGCTTCCGGATGGGTGGGTGCGGGCGCGGGCGACAGCCTGCCGCAACGGGATTTCCGCCTGGGCGGGGAGAAGACACTGCGGGGCTATCCTCCGGGGGCGCTCCGCGGCCCCTCCGCGTGGGCCGTGAGCCTCGACGTCGGCCTGTCGTCTCACGCCGTGAGCCCGGTGGTGTTCGCCGACGCGGGCGAGGCCGCCTCCCGGTCCGTGTCCTTCCCGGGCGCGCCCGCAACGTCGTTCGGCGCCGGGCTGTCGCTGCTCGGAGGCGCGGTGCGGCTCGATGCAGCGCGGCCGGTGGCGCCGGCGGGCCGATGGCGGTGGTCGCTGACGATCGGGGCGCGGCGCTAGGCAAGGGCTGAGCGGGCGCCTAGCTTCCCTCGCCATGCGATCGCGC
This region of Gemmatimonadales bacterium genomic DNA includes:
- a CDS encoding TetR family transcriptional regulator, producing the protein MATRDTIVDAACACLVSSGLGRVTVGAVARTARVSTALVHYHFATKRRLLAAAAAALARRRAEGRAAALAGAPGLAGLDALWSSLGGNAERTGSDLVLLGRQDHEARAALLSERGRERVRIGAALPRWLAGLGARPGIPAEDLAATVCTFLDGAAAALAAGAPAADVRASYDAFWLALVALAQSAGAR
- a CDS encoding DMT family transporter, producing MVHLAMIAVQFFFASMTIVAKFVLPSISPAGIVFFRVTGAALAFGLFQRACVREQVSDRRDLATFAGLAVLGVVMNQLLFLEGVKRTTAINTNILVTTMPAFTLAIALALGRERATWPKIGGIVLAAIGAVYLIGPDRIRLDPTTTLGNALVACNTASYGAYLVLSKKMLERYHPVTVVTHVFLFGAVIVTPIGLVALRDVDLTAVPPRALLGLAYIVICASLLAYYLSIWALQRTTSSLVAMYVYLQPVMTIIGAPLILGEHLTIRSAIAAVVIFAGLALAAWSEPRSGRSLGTAFRPPAEGV